Proteins from a genomic interval of Acomys russatus chromosome 19, mAcoRus1.1, whole genome shotgun sequence:
- the LOC127203369 gene encoding syncytin-A-like yields MIRPWVFCLLLFPYLSACSDSWMPLINLTQRLLRDTNSSFSSNCWLCLSIQTQRSLAVPVPLTTWTDSPMKLRITYSARTLPGPYPITDLERRLQNFQPLTPHYSFANPDRRAIALLQATSMMGILPLLSRITSVKYADDRFYESAQRPFLGPLSTQTVLASQAPLCISRFFQNSEHATFVGNLSASLCNHTFHLSPSAKHQSINMSRSYAFAGLMKMPGSKWKNPLRFSGPPSLKSGEPCYRCRVNDVHCHTYPITPWRHCPSQSSTCYNLTLFEPGNVSHPITLSVDTTYFKIKLQRYKDPYPLFQYQPLMGAALSGQYSIWEYERTVQEDGHVTPNIFSHLLTFTYSFCLNSSGVFFLCGSSTYVCLPANWSGVCTLVFQYPNIEILPNNQTVTVPLLTRVPSSVSTSRRKRVPHLLPLLVGMGITTALGLSIAGITTSTVYFQELSKALSDSLDEIAASIITLQDQIDSLAGVVLQNRRALDLITAEKGGTCLFLEEECCFYINQSGVVRDAARRLRERASQVQQSSSSWVQWLGLGSWLPSWLTSIMGPVLFIVTLLIFGPCLLKCLTNLVSQRMGSFIQNTTKGHVDKILLLRDSQYKRLPQEPPGEDAA; encoded by the coding sequence ATGATTCGCCCTTGGGTtttctgtctcctcctgttcccttaCCTGTCTGCCTGTTCGGATAGTTGGATGCCCCTCATAAACCTCACTCAGCGCCTCCTCCGAGACACtaactcttccttctcctccaactGCTGGCTCTGTTTGTCCATCCAAACCCAACGCTCTCTAGCCGTCCCAGTCCCACTAACGACCTGGACAGACTCACCCATGAAACTTCGGATTACATACTCAGCCCGGACCCTTCCTGGTCCTTATCCTATCACTGATCTTGAGAGGCGCCTCCAGAATTTCCAGCCACTAACTCCTCATTACTCTTTTGCCAACCCCGACCGACGGGCCATCGCTCTTCTTCAAGCCACCAGCATGATGGGCATACTTCCTTTACTCTCCCGCATCACCTCTGTGAAATACGCCGACGACCGCTTCTATGAATCTGCCCAGCGCCCCTTCTTGGGACCTCTCTCTACCCAGACCGTCCTTGCCTCCCAGGCCCCTCTCTGCATATCCCGCTTCTTCCAGAATTCAGAACATGCCACCTTCGTGGGcaatctctctgcctccctttgcaACCACACCTTTCACCTTTCGCCCTCTGCCAAGCACCAGTCCATAAATATGTCCCGCAGCTATGCCTTTGCCGGACTGATGAAAATGCCAGGCTCTAAATGGAAAAATCCCTTACGCTTTTCGGGACCCCCTTCCCTAAAGTCTGGGGAGCCTTGCTACCGGTGCCGAGTAAATGACGTCCATTGTCACACCTACCCAATCACTCCCTGGAGGCACTGTCCTTCCCAGTCTAGCACCTGCTATAATCTTACCCTATTCGAACCGGGCAACGTAAGTCATCCCATTACCCTGTCCGTGGACACCACATACTTCAAGATTAAACTCCAGAGATACAAAGACCCCTACCCACTATTTCAGTACCAGCCTCTCATGGGGGCAGCCCTCTCTGGACAATATTCAATCTGGGAGTACGAACGCACTGTCCAGGAAGACGGGCATGTTACCCCGAATATCTTCTCACATCTTCTCACCTTCACATACTCCTTTTGTCTCAACTCCTCGGGAGTCTTTTTTCTCTGTGGAAGCTCGACTTACGTCTGTCTCCCCGCCAACTGGTCGGGCGTCTGTACCCTTGTCTTCCAATACCCCAACATCGAAATCCTTCCTAACAATCAAACCGTAACTGTCCCCCTTCTGACTAGagtcccctcctctgtctccactTCTCGCCGGAAGCGagtccctcacctcctccctcttctcgTGGGCATGGGCATCACTACTGCCCTCGGGTTAAGCATCGCTGGGATCACCACCTCCACTGTCTATTTCCAGGAGCTTTCGAAGGCTCTCTCAGACAGCCTGGACGAAATAGCTGCCTCCATTATCACCCTCCAAGACCAAATAGACTCGCTGGCCGGTGTAGTTCTCCAAAACCGCAGAGCTCTGGACCTCATCACGGCAGAGAAAGGGggcacctgcctcttcctcgAAGAAGAGTGCTGCTTTTACATAAACCAGTCGGGAGTAGTGCGGGATGCAGCGAGGAGACTTCGAGAAAGAGCATCTCAAGTCCAGCAAAGCTCGAGCTCTTGGGTCCAGTGGCTGGGGCTGGGAAGCTGGCTGCCCTCCTGGCTAACTTCCATCATGGGGCCCGTCCTCTTTATCGTCACGCTGCTCATTTTCGGCCCTTGTCTTCTGAAGTGCCTGACTAACTTAGTGTCCCAGCGCATGGGTTCCTTCATTCAGAACACCACCAAAGGGCACGTGGACAAGATCCTTTTGCTTCGAGATTCCCAGTACAAGAGACTTCCCCAAGAGCCCCCTGGGGAGGACGCTGCCTAG